The Micromonospora siamensis genome contains the following window.
CGGCGGCCCGGTCGCCGCCGCGGTCGCGGTGGTCGGCGCGGTGGGCGGGGTGCTGCTCTGCGTGGCGGCCAGCCGCGCGGTCACCAGCGCGTTCGCCACCATGTTGCGTTCCCGTCGGGTACGCGACCTCGCCGCCGTGCTGCTCGCGGTGGTCGCCGCGTCGATGGGGCCGTTGCAGATCGGCGTGACGGCGGCGCTGCGGGACGCGGACTGGGACCGGCTGCGCGGGGTGGCCGCAGTGGTCGGCTGGACGCCGCTGGGCGCACCCTGGACGGCCGCCTTCGACGTGGCCGACGGGCGGGCCTGGGCGGCGCCGGTGAAGCTGCTGATCACCGCCGCCGGGATCGGGCTGCTGCTGTGGTGGTGGTCGCGGTCGCTGGAGTCGGCGATGGTCGGCGCGGCCAGCGCCGGACAGGCCCGGCCGGCGAAGGAGGTCACCGGGGGCGCGGTGGCGCAGCTCTTCCCCCGGCTGCTGGACCGGCTGCCGCGCAACCGCTTCGGCGCGCTGGTCGCCCGGGAGTGCCGCTACTGGTGGCGGGACGCCCGGCGACGGGCCGGCCTGATCACCATCGCCGTGGTCGGCGTCTTCGTGCCGGTGATGGTCAACCTGAGCGGCGGTGGCTTCTCGATGAGCCCCGAGGGGGACCTCAGCGGGGCCGGGGACTCGTCCCCGGCGCTGGTCACCTCGTCGATGGTCTTCGTCGGGGTGCTCGCCTCGGTGTCGCTGGCCAACCAGTTCGGCTACGACGGCAGCGCGTACGCGGCGAACGTCGTGGCCGGGGTGCGCGGCCGGCTGGAGCTGCACGCCCGGATGGCCGCCTTCTCCCTGTACGTGGTGCCGCTGCTGGCCCTGGTGTCGGTGGTGATCGCCGTGGTGCTGGGCGAGCCGGGGTGGATCGGGCTGACCGCCGGCACCCTGCTGGCCACCTACGGCTGCGGGCTGGCGGTGAACACGATGATCTCGGTGCTCGGGGCGTACTCGCTGCCGGAGACGAGCAACCCGTTCGCGATGAACACCGGCGCCGGGATGACCCGGGGCCTGCTCGTGTTCCTGTCCATGGTGGTGGTGGCGATCGCCGGGGTGCCGATGGTGGTGGCGGCAGCGCTGCTCGGCGCCGGCTGGCTCTGGCTGGCGCTGCCGGTCGGGGTGGCGTACGGCGTGGGCGCGGCGCTGCTCGGCGCGTACCTGGCGGGGGATCTGCTGGACCGTCGCCAGCCGGAGCTGCTGGCCGCGGTCACCCCACGACGCTGATCCCGGACCCCGCCGACCGTCCACTGTGACGCGCAGCCGACAGTGGAGTGCTGCAACCGCCGCCCCGAGCCCGGGGTGTGCCGCGCAGACACCGCTACGACCGTCGGTGCGTGACCATGGGGGAGGCGCCACGTGCGACAACCGCACTCGGGTGAGATCGGAACGGAGCTGTCCCTACCACCACCGGCGGGCGGCGAGAGCTTCGACGACTTCTACGCCGCCAACTTCCAGCCACTGGTGCTCCAGCTCTACGCCTACACGGCCGACCTGACCCAGGCGCAGGACTCGGTGCAGGAGGCGTTCACCCGGGCCTGGCAGCGCTGGGACCGCCTCACGAAGTACGACAATCCCGCCGCCTGGGTGCGGCACGTGGCGTTGAACGTGGCCCGCAACCGCTGGCGACGCCTGCGGGCGGCCCGCGCCCACGCCCGGTTCCACCGTCAGGAGGTGGTGGCCGGGCCCAGCCCGGACCGGGTCGCGCTGGCCCGTGCCCTGGCCACCCTGCCGGAGAATCATCGACGGGCCCTGGTCCTGTTCCACGTCGCCGACCTGGGGATCGGCGAGATCGCCGATCAGGAGGGCGTGGCCGCCGGGACGGTGAAGTCCTGGTTGCACCGCGGCCGGCTGGCGCTCGCCGCCGCACTCGACGACTCCGGAAGGGGTGAACGGCATGTCTGAGCCGAACATGC
Protein-coding sequences here:
- a CDS encoding ABC transporter permease gives rise to the protein MAVELSPARRVSAWHFVRLKLRVLGNNFRGQGRRIALFLLGVMVALWIAAGGFLLFASPGIAGEIRNAGMAAGFGGGLLVLGWLLVPLVFFGVDETLDPARFALLPLSRRTLVTGLFAAALVSVPVVAMLVAVSGLVLSAGLLGGPVAAAVAVVGAVGGVLLCVAASRAVTSAFATMLRSRRVRDLAAVLLAVVAASMGPLQIGVTAALRDADWDRLRGVAAVVGWTPLGAPWTAAFDVADGRAWAAPVKLLITAAGIGLLLWWWSRSLESAMVGAASAGQARPAKEVTGGAVAQLFPRLLDRLPRNRFGALVARECRYWWRDARRRAGLITIAVVGVFVPVMVNLSGGGFSMSPEGDLSGAGDSSPALVTSSMVFVGVLASVSLANQFGYDGSAYAANVVAGVRGRLELHARMAAFSLYVVPLLALVSVVIAVVLGEPGWIGLTAGTLLATYGCGLAVNTMISVLGAYSLPETSNPFAMNTGAGMTRGLLVFLSMVVVAIAGVPMVVAAALLGAGWLWLALPVGVAYGVGAALLGAYLAGDLLDRRQPELLAAVTPRR
- a CDS encoding sigma-70 family RNA polymerase sigma factor codes for the protein MRQPHSGEIGTELSLPPPAGGESFDDFYAANFQPLVLQLYAYTADLTQAQDSVQEAFTRAWQRWDRLTKYDNPAAWVRHVALNVARNRWRRLRAARAHARFHRQEVVAGPSPDRVALARALATLPENHRRALVLFHVADLGIGEIADQEGVAAGTVKSWLHRGRLALAAALDDSGRGERHV